A single window of Agelaius phoeniceus isolate bAgePho1 chromosome 16, bAgePho1.hap1, whole genome shotgun sequence DNA harbors:
- the LOC129127115 gene encoding hemoglobin subunit alpha-D, whose product MLTAEDKKLIQQMWGKLGGAEEEIGAEALTRMFCSYPPTKTYFPHFDLSPGSDQVRGHGKKVVAALSTAIKNMDNLSQALSELSNLHAYNLRVDPVNFKFLSQCLQVALATRLGKDYSPEVHSAVDKFMSAVASVLAEKYR is encoded by the exons ATGCTGACCGCCGAGGACAAGAAGCTGATCCAGCAGATGTGGGGAAAGCTGGGGGGCGCCGAGGAGGAAATCGGAGCCGAGGCCCTGACAAG GATGTTCTGCTCCTACCCCCCGACCAAGACCTACTTCCCCCACTTCGACCTGTCCCCGGGCTCTGACCAGGTCCGTGGCCATGGCAAGAAAGTGGTGGCTGCCCTGAGCACTGCCATCAAGAACATGGACAACCTCAGCCAGGCTCTGTCTGAGCTCAGCAACCTGCACGCCTACAACCTGCGTGTGGACCCCGTCAACTTCAAG TTCCTGTCGCAGTGCTTGCAGGTGGCGCTGGCTACCCGCCTGGGTAAGGACTACAGCCCCGAGGTGCACTCTGCCGTCGACAAGTTCATGTCGGCCGTGGCCAGCGTGCTGGCTGAGAAGTACAGATGA
- the LOC129127113 gene encoding hemoglobin subunit alpha-A, with product MVLSAADKTNVKGVFAKIGGQADEYGADALERMFATYPATKTYFPHFDLGKGSAQVKGHGKKVAGALVEAVNHIDDLAGALSKLSDLHAQKLRVDPVNFKLLGQCFLVAVATRNPGLLTPEVHASLDKFLCAVGTVLTAKYR from the exons ATGGTGCTGTCCGCCGCAGACAAGACCAACGTCAAGGGCGTTTTCGCCAAAATCGGCGGCCAGGCCGACGAATATGGCGCCGATGCCCTGGAGAG gatgttCGCCACCTACCCCGCGACCAAGACCTACTTCCCCCACTTCGACCTAGGAAAGGGCTCTGCCCAGGTCAAGGGGCACGGCAAGAAGGTGGCGGGCGCCCTGGTGGAAGCTGTCAACCACATCGATGACCTTGCTGGTGCCCTCTCCAAGCTCAGCGACCTCCACGCCCAAAAACTCCGTGTGGACCCTGTCAACTTCAAA ctgctgggccagtGCTTCCTGGTGGCGGTGGCCACCCGCAACCCCGGTCTCCTGACCCCTGAGGTCCACGCTTCCCTGGACAAGTTCCTGTGTGCCGTGGGCACCGTGCTGACTGCCAAGTACCGTTAA
- the LOC129127116 gene encoding hemoglobin subunit pi, producing the protein MTLTQAEKAAVVTVWTKVATQADAIGAESLERLFFSYPQTKTYFPHFDLSQGSAQLRGHGSKVMSAIGEAVRNIDDIRKALAKLSELHAYILRVDPVNFKLLSHCILCSVAAHYPSDFTPEVHAAWDKFLASISSVLTEKYR; encoded by the exons atGACGCTGACCCAAGCCGAGAAAGCCGCCGTGGTCACCGTCTGGACCAAGGTGGCCACCCAGGCTGATGCCATTGGGGCAGAATCACTGGAGAG GCTTTTCTTCAGCTACCCCCAGACAAAAACCTACTTCCCTCACTTTGATCTGAGCcaaggctcagctcagctccgTGGCCACGGCTCCAAGGTCATGAGTGCCATCGGGGAGGCTGTGAGGAACATCGATGACATCCGCAAGGCTTTGGCCAAGCTCAGCGAGCTGCACGCTTACATCCTCAGGGTGGACCCCGTGAACTTCAAG CTGCTTTCCCACTGTATCCTGTGCTCCGTGGCTGCCCACTATCCCAGTGACTTCACCCCAGAAGTTCATGCTGCGTGGGACAAGTTCCTGGCCAGTATTTCCTCTGTTCTGACGGAGAAGTACAGATAA